The DNA sequence AATTAGGGGCCCGTCTCGCCCGGGAAGAGTTCGAGGTCAAGGCTCGGGATATCCTGGCGGCCATCAGGCACCATACGACCGGCCGGCCCAAGATGTCAAAATTGGAGAAGATCGTCTTCCTGGCCGACCATATCGAAGAGGGCCGGGATTACACTGGTCTCAAAAATTTGCGCCGCCTCGCCTTCCGGGACCTGGACGGTGCGGTGGTTGAGTCGGCCAGCCGGCAGATCGCTTATTTGCTCCGGAAAAAAGTCCCGATCCATCCCGGGAGCGTCCTGACCCGTAATAGTTACTTATGAAAAAAACTTTTGTCATCATCACCGTGTTGCTGGTCTGCCTGGCGGCGGCCGTCGGCTTCGGAATCAGCATTGCCGCCCGGATTGCCCTGCTCGACATCTTTTTTAGCCTGACGCCGACCGCCGCGATCATGGGGGAAGCCAATATCCTGGTCCTCGGGGTGGATGACGCTTTCGGTCACCGCTCCGACACGATCATGGTACTCCATATCAATCCCGACAAGAAAGAGGCGGCCATCCTCTCGATCCCGCGCGACACAATCGTCACGATCCCGGGACGCGGCTTGGACAAGGCCAATCACGCCTACGCTTACGGCGGGGTCGAGCTGGCAAGGCGGACGGCCGCAGAGTTCCTGCAAGTCGAGATACCCTACTACATCACCGTCAACCTGGCGGGAATCGCGGCGCTGATCGACCAGATCGGCGGGGTGACAATTGACGTAGAAAAGAGAATGTATTATGTTGATTACGCGGGCGACCTCCATATTGACCTGCAGCCGGGGCGCCAGAAGCTCAACGGCAAGCAGGCGATGGGCTATCTCCGTTTCCGGCACACGGACAACGATTTCGCCCGGATCGGCCGGCAGCAGCAGTTCGTGAACTCGGTAGCGGCGGAGATCATGCGCCGGGAGAACCTGATCCGCTCCCCTAACCTCTTCATCTCTCTCCTCCAGTGCGTCCAGACGAACCTGAACTCGCGCCAGGTGCTCGGGTTATCGCTCGCCCTGCGCGGCGTACTGGAACTGCGCCAGTTCAGCATGAACATGGTCCCGGGAACCGACCTGATGGTCGACAAGATCTATTATTGGAAGCCGGATGAGGCCCAGGTCAAACAGCTGGTGGAACGCCACCTGGCCAAAAAGCGCCTGGCTGTCTCGCCGGGAGAATAACGATCAAACCAGGGGAGGCCCAGAAGCTGGTCCAACTGGTGGTCGAGGCGGCGGAGAGCAAGGGAGCGGAAGATCTGGTCGCTCTTTCGATCGGCCGGAGATCGAGCCTAGCCGACTATCTGGTCATCTGCAGCGGAGAGACAGACCCGCAGCTGCGGGCGATCGGCGATGAGATCAACCAGAGATTGCGTGAACAGAAGATCAAAGGGCAAAAATGGGAGGGGGTGATCGGTTCCGGTTGGTTGGTCCTCGATCTCGGCCCGGTCGTCGTCCACGTCATGCGCCAGGCGGAACGGGACTATTACCGGCTCGAGGAGTTGTGGGGCAAAGACGCGGTAGTGTATCATTACTAGGTTCACTTACTGCGTTATCAAAGTTTTTGAAGTTTGAGGTTGGATGTTTGAGGTTGTTAATGGGGCCGTAGCTCAGCTGGGAGAGCGCCTGACTGGCAGTCAGGAGGCCAGGGGTTCGATCCCCCTCGGCTCCATTTTCTCTCGCCCGCATTATTTTGGCAGTCAGTAAAAAAAAGAAGGAGCAAGACAATGGCTAAGGGTTCAAAAGGATCCAAGACGACGAAAAAGGGGAAATATGTTTATCTGTTCGGAGGGGCCAAGACCGACGGCGACGCCAGCCT is a window from the Candidatus Margulisiibacteriota bacterium genome containing:
- the yqeK gene encoding bis(5'-nucleosyl)-tetraphosphatase (symmetrical) YqeK, with the protein product MKERCWIVARLKATLDPERFAHSLRVEQVALALARRHRVSLNKASLAALLHDCARRDSRSGLLKKARRLGLTIDPVQAQEPKLLHGELGARLAREEFEVKARDILAAIRHHTTGRPKMSKLEKIVFLADHIEEGRDYTGLKNLRRLAFRDLDGAVVESASRQIAYLLRKKVPIHPGSVLTRNSYL
- a CDS encoding LCP family protein; translated protein: MKKTFVIITVLLVCLAAAVGFGISIAARIALLDIFFSLTPTAAIMGEANILVLGVDDAFGHRSDTIMVLHINPDKKEAAILSIPRDTIVTIPGRGLDKANHAYAYGGVELARRTAAEFLQVEIPYYITVNLAGIAALIDQIGGVTIDVEKRMYYVDYAGDLHIDLQPGRQKLNGKQAMGYLRFRHTDNDFARIGRQQQFVNSVAAEIMRRENLIRSPNLFISLLQCVQTNLNSRQVLGLSLALRGVLELRQFSMNMVPGTDLMVDKIYYWKPDEAQVKQLVERHLAKKRLAVSPGE
- the rsfS gene encoding ribosome silencing factor is translated as MVEAAESKGAEDLVALSIGRRSSLADYLVICSGETDPQLRAIGDEINQRLREQKIKGQKWEGVIGSGWLVLDLGPVVVHVMRQAERDYYRLEELWGKDAVVYHY